Proteins found in one Oscillatoria sp. FACHB-1407 genomic segment:
- a CDS encoding sensor histidine kinase, with protein sequence MKWSLEGKWIAAGFGVVMVLTGGISFTSYQNSTRLAESANKVRQTHEVLETLIGILSVLNESEAGRRGYILFNDPSELDRYHQAIQTLTPRLDRLQKLTANDATQQQQLTILKALIAQRLILAQQSIQLHQQDPLARSAQTNRMIASTRNRQEIQKLVSAMQEQEEQTLERWVKQSQASIKLRMLLEFVGTFLTFLILSGIFALLYRQMIKRQQAEALQQKLAQEKELGELKLQFFSMVSHEFRTPLSSILGSAQILDETLQPLVEKQKLKSLYRIRSAAQLMTQLLSDILTLARAEAGKLEFNPKLVEMQTFCLNLLEDVQPLNKSQHKIQFTMQGQCTYAYVDERLLYSVLSNLISNAIKYSPNGGTVDFMLACETDVLTFKVRDEGIGIPQETQKILYEPFRRGENVGGILGTGLGLAVVKKCIDLHHGKISVESEVDMGTTFVVKIPQENIQS encoded by the coding sequence ATGAAATGGTCACTTGAGGGTAAATGGATTGCTGCTGGATTTGGTGTAGTTATGGTGTTGACGGGAGGAATCAGTTTCACCTCATACCAAAACTCAACCCGTCTGGCAGAAAGTGCAAATAAGGTAAGGCAGACCCATGAAGTGCTAGAGACATTGATTGGTATTCTCTCTGTTCTTAATGAATCTGAAGCTGGAAGGCGAGGGTACATTCTTTTTAATGACCCATCAGAACTCGATCGCTATCATCAGGCAATCCAAACACTCACTCCTCGATTAGATCGGCTGCAAAAACTAACGGCTAATGACGCAACTCAACAACAACAACTAACAATACTTAAGGCTCTCATTGCTCAACGACTGATCCTGGCACAGCAATCAATTCAGTTACATCAGCAGGATCCTTTAGCGCGATCGGCACAAACTAACCGGATGATCGCCAGCACTCGCAATCGGCAAGAAATTCAAAAACTTGTTTCTGCTATGCAGGAACAGGAAGAGCAAACTCTTGAGCGTTGGGTCAAACAATCTCAAGCTAGTATTAAACTTCGAATGTTACTTGAATTTGTCGGAACTTTTCTCACATTTCTAATTCTCTCTGGTATTTTTGCTCTTTTGTACCGACAAATGATAAAACGCCAACAAGCAGAAGCATTACAGCAAAAACTAGCCCAGGAAAAGGAGTTAGGCGAACTCAAGTTGCAATTCTTCTCCATGGTTTCCCATGAATTTCGTACACCATTGAGTAGCATACTGGGTTCGGCTCAGATTCTTGACGAAACGCTTCAACCGTTAGTTGAAAAACAAAAGCTAAAGAGCCTTTATCGCATTCGCTCTGCGGCTCAGTTAATGACTCAGCTTCTATCAGACATTCTAACTTTGGCAAGAGCAGAAGCAGGCAAATTGGAGTTCAATCCTAAATTAGTTGAGATGCAAACTTTTTGTCTTAATTTGTTGGAGGATGTGCAGCCATTGAATAAATCTCAGCATAAAATTCAATTCACGATGCAGGGTCAATGTACTTATGCTTATGTAGATGAGAGGCTGTTATATTCCGTTCTGAGCAACCTAATTTCAAACGCAATTAAATATTCACCGAATGGGGGCACGGTTGATTTTATGTTGGCTTGTGAAACTGATGTCCTAACGTTCAAGGTTAGAGATGAAGGAATTGGCATTCCACAAGAAACTCAAAAGATCTTGTATGAGCCCTTTAGACGAGGAGAAAATGTTGGAGGAATTTTAGGTACTGGACTAGGATTAGCAGTAGTTAAGAAGTGCATCGATTTGCATCATGGAAAAATTTCTGTTGAAAGTGAGGTAGATATGGGGACAACATTTGTAGTTAAAATTCCTCAGGAAAATATTCAGTCTTAA
- a CDS encoding AI-2E family transporter, translated as MRLGQWVGFLALIISIYILWRIHQVLLLAFTAVILATVINQLVKRLEQKGLHRGFGIAVSITTLLVVFAVLFALIIPPFFDQLPQLISAVPQGLDQLRVWIERLSDQIPGQLGDGTGILTRLTQQLPDFINQLFGNFYSLFTNSVEIILSLLLVLIVTIMLLASPNAYRRVFLLIFPKFYRQRVNNILLKCEVALTGWLIGILFNMTVIAVFSGLGLWLLGVPLPLANASLAGLLTFIPNLGPTLSVIPPAALALLESPWKALAVIGLYVLIQQVESNILTPLVMRHQVSLLPAITLLSQLAFSIFFGFMGLLLALPLLVVAQVCLKEVLVEDIMNDWQKPSEFQG; from the coding sequence GTGCGTTTGGGACAATGGGTTGGGTTTCTTGCCCTAATCATCTCTATCTACATCCTTTGGAGGATTCATCAAGTTCTATTGTTGGCGTTTACAGCTGTTATTCTAGCCACGGTGATCAACCAACTTGTGAAACGCCTTGAGCAGAAGGGGTTACATCGAGGTTTCGGTATTGCTGTCTCAATAACAACTCTCCTCGTTGTTTTTGCTGTTCTTTTTGCACTGATCATTCCTCCTTTTTTTGATCAACTCCCACAACTGATTAGTGCTGTTCCTCAGGGGTTAGATCAATTACGAGTCTGGATCGAGAGATTGAGTGATCAGATTCCAGGACAGTTAGGAGATGGCACTGGTATTCTTACCCGTTTGACGCAACAACTACCAGATTTTATCAACCAATTATTTGGCAATTTTTATAGCTTGTTTACCAACTCTGTTGAAATCATCTTAAGCTTGCTTCTGGTTTTAATTGTCACAATTATGCTGCTCGCGAGTCCAAATGCATATCGTCGAGTGTTCTTGTTGATCTTTCCCAAATTTTATCGTCAACGTGTTAATAACATTCTCTTGAAATGTGAAGTTGCTTTAACAGGCTGGCTAATCGGCATTCTATTCAACATGACCGTCATTGCTGTCTTTAGCGGGTTGGGTTTATGGTTGTTAGGCGTGCCACTACCCCTTGCTAATGCTTCTTTGGCAGGTTTATTAACATTTATCCCCAATCTCGGACCAACGTTAAGTGTTATTCCTCCAGCAGCTCTGGCATTGCTCGAATCTCCCTGGAAAGCATTAGCAGTCATTGGGCTATACGTTCTGATTCAACAAGTCGAAAGCAACATTCTGACTCCGTTGGTAATGAGGCATCAGGTATCTTTATTACCAGCCATAACACTTCTATCTCAATTGGCTTTCTCAATCTTTTTTGGGTTCATGGGCTTATTGTTGGCACTTCCTCTTCTGGTTGTCGCTCAAGTTTGTTTGAAGGAAGTGCTGGTTGAAGATATTATGAATGATTGGCAGAAACCATCGGAATTTCAGGGTTAA
- a CDS encoding SH3 domain-containing protein, with product MKGHKWNRIGVTAVALIASAISLQNHSAALAEPLLAQQEYQLAQIPDNCRQVTASSGLYVRQEPTVYSQALGVIGSGRYVTIKNPGTNGWAPISAPLEGYVYTGFLGTCQETTPPPSNCRRVQADEELLVRQEPSVNGTVVGTVTDGRRVTIANLGVNGWVPITVPLVGYVSSDYLAYCQ from the coding sequence ATGAAAGGACACAAATGGAACCGAATTGGAGTAACAGCAGTTGCTCTCATAGCCAGTGCAATTTCACTTCAAAATCACTCTGCTGCATTAGCAGAACCATTGCTAGCTCAACAAGAATATCAACTGGCACAGATTCCAGATAACTGCCGTCAAGTTACTGCAAGCAGTGGGTTATATGTGCGGCAAGAACCAACGGTTTATAGCCAGGCATTAGGAGTTATTGGTTCTGGGCGGTATGTAACTATCAAAAATCCAGGAACAAATGGTTGGGCACCTATTTCTGCTCCTCTAGAAGGGTATGTTTATACTGGCTTTCTCGGTACTTGCCAAGAAACAACGCCTCCCCCCAGTAATTGCCGGAGAGTTCAGGCAGATGAAGAGTTATTGGTGCGGCAAGAACCAAGCGTGAATGGAACTGTTGTAGGGACGGTTACAGATGGGCGCAGAGTCACGATCGCGAACTTGGGTGTGAATGGATGGGTTCCGATCACGGTTCCTCTGGTTGGATATGTCTCATCCGATTACTTAGCCTACTGTCAATAG
- a CDS encoding mechanosensitive ion channel family protein: MNIQISAAWEKVQGMINGFIALLPNMVLALIVFAIFFIVAGTIRRLVRRLTRDRRHARNLGLILGRLAQWTTILIGLFISLSIVIPTLRAGDLVQLLGISGVAIGFAFRDILQNFLAGILILLTEPFQLDDQIVFKDFEGTVENIQTRATTIRTYDGRRIVIPNSELFTNSVTVNTAFENRRLEYDVGIGYGDDIDEAKQLILEAIRETEGVLHEPAPDALVMDLAGSTVNIRARWWVKPPRRAEVLDLQDEVLTAIKKKLTANGIDLPFPTQQILFHDQTEETDGDRARQREGWPAGKKEVPKPRSISSSLRKLAEMRSQRDRNGHSQSANDV, translated from the coding sequence ATGAACATCCAGATATCTGCTGCTTGGGAAAAAGTGCAAGGCATGATCAATGGATTTATCGCCTTGCTACCCAACATGGTACTGGCATTGATCGTTTTTGCTATCTTCTTCATTGTTGCTGGAACCATTCGACGGCTGGTCAGACGCTTAACCCGCGATCGCCGTCATGCTCGTAATTTGGGGCTAATTTTAGGACGGCTTGCCCAATGGACAACGATTCTGATTGGTTTGTTTATCTCGCTATCGATCGTTATCCCTACCCTGCGAGCCGGGGACTTGGTGCAACTCTTGGGAATTAGTGGAGTCGCAATCGGTTTTGCTTTCCGCGACATTCTGCAAAACTTCCTCGCTGGAATTCTAATTCTGCTCACTGAACCCTTTCAACTGGACGATCAAATTGTTTTCAAAGACTTTGAGGGAACGGTTGAAAACATTCAAACCCGCGCTACCACCATTAGAACCTACGATGGTCGTCGGATTGTCATTCCCAATTCAGAGTTATTCACCAACTCGGTCACAGTTAATACTGCCTTTGAAAATCGCCGCCTAGAGTATGACGTGGGTATTGGATATGGCGATGACATCGACGAAGCCAAGCAATTGATCCTGGAAGCCATCCGCGAGACAGAAGGGGTATTACACGAACCTGCTCCCGATGCGCTTGTTATGGATCTAGCCGGAAGTACGGTTAATATTCGCGCTCGTTGGTGGGTAAAACCGCCGCGCCGCGCTGAAGTATTGGATTTGCAGGACGAGGTGTTAACCGCTATTAAGAAGAAACTGACTGCAAACGGCATCGATCTACCCTTCCCCACGCAGCAAATTCTCTTCCATGACCAGACTGAGGAAACGGATGGCGATCGCGCTCGACAGCGAGAAGGATGGCCCGCAGGCAAGAAGGAAGTTCCTAAGCCCCGCAGTATCAGCAGTTCATTGCGAAAATTGGCAGAGATGCGGTCACAACGCGATCGTAATGGACATTCTCAGTCGGCAAATGACGTATGA